The Ipomoea triloba cultivar NCNSP0323 chromosome 13, ASM357664v1 genomic interval GGGTTGATTGATATGTACTCAAAATGTGGGCACTCCAATGTAGCTCATCAAGTTTTTTATCAGATGAGAGTGCGAGATGATGTTTCATGGGGTACAGTGATGGCTGGTTATGCATATACTGGGAAATTCCGTGAAGTTCTGGAGCTTTTTGATTGCATGAAAAGAGAagatttgaaaatgaataaggTATCTGCTGTAAGTGCATTGTTGGGAGCTGCTGAGATGAGGGATCTAGAAAAAGGTGTGGAGATtcataattatacaattcaagAAGGGATTGATTCAGACATTATGATTGCTACTTCTCTGATGACAATGTATGCAAAGTGTGGACAGTTGGAGAAGTCTAAAGAATTGTTTAGAGTGACACAGGAAAGGGATTTGGTTGCCTGGTCTGCAATTATAGCTGCTTTTGCCCAATCTGGATATCCAGAAGAGGCGCTCTCTGTATTTCGAGATATGCAGCATGAGAATTTACTTCCAAATAATGTGACTCTAGTAAGTGTTTTGCCTGCTTGTGCGGAGCTGATGTCTGTGAAATTAGGGAAAGGCGTGCACTGCTACGCTGTTAAAGCAGCTATTGATTCCGATCTTTCAACTGGAACTGCATTGGTATCCATGTATGCTAAGTGTTGCCTATTTCCTTATGCCCTCGGTGCCTTCAATAAGATGCCATTTAAAGAGGTCATAACATGGAATGCTTTGATAAATGGATATGCACAGACTGGTGACTCCTATCATGCACTAGAGATGTTTTCAGAGTTGAGGTTATCTGGGTTGCAACCAGATCCTGGAACAATGGTTGGTGTGCTCCCAGCATGTGCTCTCCTGGGTGACATTTATCAGGGAACTTATATTCATGGTCAAGTAATCAAGTATGGGTTTATGTCAGACTGCCATGTCACAAATGCCCTAGTTGACTTGTATGCTAAATGTGGGAAACTCTCCTCTGCTGAATTCCTGTTTCATAATTCCTTTGCTAAAGACGAGGTGTCTTGGAACACAATGATTGCAGGATATGTGCAGAATGAATGTGCCAAGGAAGCAATCTCTGCATTTCGTTGCATGGTACTAGCATCTTTTCAACCTAATGTGGTCACTGTTGTTAGTACCTTGCCAGCAATGTCATATCTGACCGCCCTAAAAGAAGGCATGGCAATGCATGCGTACATCGTCAAGAAGGGATTTCTGTTCAATACACTTATCGGGAATAGCCTAGTTGACATGTATGGAAAATGTGGTCACCTCGATATGGCAGAGCATGTATTTCTCGAGATGAAAAATAGAGATACAGTTTCTTGGAATGCTATGCTTGCTGCATATTCTGTGCATGGGAATGTTGATCATGCACTTTCCATTTTCTCTCACATGCAAGAGAACGATGTTGAAATTGATTCTGTGTCCTTCATTAGTGTCTTGTCTGCCTGTAGACATGCAGGCATGATACAGGAAGGGAGGAGCATATTTCAGAATATGCAGAACAAGTACCATCTCAAACCAGAATTACCACATTACGCGTGCATGGTAGACTTGTTAGGTCGTGCTGGTTTGTTTGATGAAACCATGGATTTGATTAAGAATATGCCTATGAAACCCGATGCTGCTGTTTGGGGAGCATTATTGGGTGCATCTAGAATGCATTCCAATGTGGAGTTAGCTGAGCTAGCACTAAAGCATCTCATAAATCTTGAAGTAGGAAATCCAACTCATTATGTGGAGTTGTCGAATATATATTCTCAATCTGGTAGGTGGGTCGACGCAAGAAACACAAGAGTCAGGATGCAAGCAACCGGATTGAAAAAGATTCCAGGATGTAGTTGGGTAAAGTAGAGGAAGGTCCTATGAATTTTTCTCAAGTGAACCAGAGGTATATGTGGCTGTGTGGGCTCAGCGCTAGGCATTGTTCTAGGAAACACAAGAGTAAGGATGCATGTAATTGGATTGAAAAAGACTAGGTGCTATGAATTGTTTGAAAGTGAACATGAAGTAGGTGTGGCTGCATACATATGCAGAAGGCCATATTATACTTTCCAGAAGAAGTAGAGCAACAAGAATTACACTGGAAATTTAGGAAATGCAAGCCAACCATACATCTTTGGGTGCTTGGCAAAGGTGCAACCGATCCAGAAAGGCTGTTAAATATAAAGGAATTGCCTACATCGTGGTCCTTGAAGTCAGTTCAGCAACTTTCACTCTATTTCAATGAAAGTTCATTACTTTAGGTTTCATATATTAATTACTTCTCTGCTTGTATTGTGGGCAGGTGACGGTTTGCAAGAGGGAAAGAAGGCAAACTACTTCCAGGATCTAATAGATGTTCGATAAACATTGTGAGTAGAAACGATCTTCTCAGCGAACTTTTTACTAGTGCCCCAGAAAGAAAGAATTCTTGTGGAAAAGTTTTTATATTAAAACTCTGCAACATAAACTCTCTGCTCAGGGTCACTATAAAGTTTATTCGAAGACCTGTCACTTTGAATGACAAAATGGTGGCATAAATGCTCTAACCTTATATTCTTTTCATGTTAGAAGTCTGGAAGACACGTACTTTTCtgaatatatttttctctttctGTACCACTCTTCATTGTTAAACAATAAACAGTGTTTATATGGAGTCTGAATTCTCCCTGGAAGAAAATATAGTTAACCAGGTGTTTGACCTTAGGCCCTGGCTTTAGTGTTAAAATTGAACTAtgctataaataattttttaaataagacaACCACCAACAAGGGTccatagctcagtggtagagcattTGACTGCAGATCAAGAGGTCACCGGTTCGAACCCGGTTGGGCCCTTTTTGTGAAGCACTCTTATTCAGGTTTTTATCTCTAACTAGTTCATATATCTATGCCTTATAAGAACATGCCcaatggttattattattattttttaatagtctTTTGTAGGGCCCAGGCAAAAatagagaaaacaaaaaatatgtataCATGACTACACGGAGTAATAATTGGAGTGGTTGCTAGATTTAATTGCCTAATGAGTGCATGAAGTGGGCTAttggcatgcatgcatgatgaGATTTTTCTAGGCAAATTTTTATGTCACGATGGTAATTAACTACAATTGgtaatatactaatatctaaataaattctttaggGTTCACATTGCATCTTAAATTTTTATCATACTATCGTGTTGTTAGTTCTTTGGGATTTGACTTCTACCCTTCCAATGATTGAAGGTCACCACCCGATATAGCTAGCTAGGGTGAGAAGAAATGCAAGATGATCGATCTATGCAAGCTCCAAAGGTGGATGGATGGCATCCAGATAGATCAGAGCTCTCCATAAAGTTTGCTTTGGTTATGTCTAGTGTTTATATTATGCTGGGAAGTAGAATTGGTTAGACATGTTGTTGGGTCAAACCTTTTAAGCTTCATCTCCAGTGAGAAACTTAATGATTTTTGAGCATACACTAATTGCTATTTCATGGGGTCTAGAGATTTCTTCATTTGTGATGCGTTTTCTTCTTAGGAGGTTGTGTGCATCAACTCTGATGTTAGTTTTCACTTTGCACAACTAACAATATGCTTTTATATTACCCATCCCACCCCCTTCACTCATAACCTATGATGTTCAACATCTTTTAAGATTGAGTGTTTACCATTTTcagacataattttttttaagaacttTATAGAGATGGAGATTTATGTTTtcctgtctttttttttttttgttttttttttttgagtacttacCATTGAAGGTCACCTTATATTATGtagtaattttaaatatgtatattgtTATTGTGCTAGGAATGCCACGTgctatatgaaaaaataaaataaaaaatatgtacaTTCTTAAACTTGAGGTAAAATGCTATCTatgcactacaagaaaaaagGACATACACAACGGTTAgtaataaatatcataaattcctattgtagttttttttttttgtatgatttaCTTTTTTGTATATGAGTGAGATTTATCATGTGCATACTTTCGAGTAGTTACTATGGTCTATAGGTTTcttcatcaccaaaaaaaaaaaaaaatcacaaatgcaTATGAGAAAttggtaaatttaaaaaaatgttctaaaattaaatttagaaaagaGTACAATTACTCAATGAGAAATTTAAATCAACAAAATCGACACTGTATGCACATCGTAAATGGATTCTGACAAGCAAAAAACTTTAATTCACTACAGTACACTACTCAAGAATTTAAAATCTAGATGCTAAAACAATGATTTTCTTCAAAATACTAAGAGCAATCCCAATAGAAGAATCTTCAATATAATGGTTTTTgcaatgttgaaaaaaataaaaacttatggAAAAGGTTTTTCAAAAATGAGAAGATTGGTTTTTGAGCAAGAGATTCTGCTGCAATGCACTGATTTTTgcagttaaaaaaaattaggtagTGAGATGTGCAATTGCGTCTCATTGTCCAACCCAGGCCGTTAGCTGGCGGTGCAACGAccaaatcaaaaaataaaataaaataaaataattattatactttTCATTTCCTATAAATATCATGtcttcaataatttttaaacactTTTCATCTTATCCTCAATTCATTCATATCTCTATTAATTTATGCATCacaaaacaatttattttgcatACCACAATGGAAAGAGGCAATTCAAGTAATCAAAATTCCCAatccaatttttcttcttcccaaacCCAATTTTTCTACTTCCCAACTTGATTTCTCTTTTACCCAACCATCTACACAAAATTTTGGTTACACACCAAATTTTACATTTATCCCATCTCACAAGTCCAAAATTCTCAAATTCCCCCCAACTTTCAATTTCCACAATTTGcacctattttttaaaattctcaaATTGCACAAGCTTCATATAGTTCTCATTGTCATGTTGAAGTCTCTTTGTTTAACAAAACTACATGCATGNtttttttttttttttgttttttttttttgagtacttacCATTGAAGGTCACCTTATATTATGtagtaattttaaatatgtatattgtTATTGTGCTAGGAATGCCACGTgctatatgaaaaaataaaataaaaaatatgtacaTTCTTAAACTTGAGGTAAAATGCTATCTatgcactacaagaaaaaagGACATACACAACGGTTAgtaataaatatcataaattcctattgtagttttttttttttgtatgatttaCTTTTTTGTATATGAGTGAGATTTATCATGTGCATACTTTCGAGTAGTTACTATGGTCTATAGGTTTcttcatcaccaaaaaaaaaaaaaaatcacaaatgcaTATGAGAAAttggtaaatttaaaaaaatgttctaaaattaaatttagaaaagaGTACAATTACTCAATGAGAAATTTAAATCAACAAAATCGACACTGTATGCACATCGTAAATGGATTCTGACAAGCAAAAAACTTTAATTCACTACAGTACACTACTCAAGAATTTAAAATCTAGATGCTAAAACAATGATTTTCTTCAAAATACTAAGAGCAATCCCAATAGAAGAATCTTCAATATAATGGTTTTTgcaatgttgaaaaaaataaaaacttatggAAAAGGTTTTTCAAAAATGAGAAGATTGGTTTTTGAGCAAGAGATTCTGCTGCAATGCACTGATTTTTgcagttaaaaaaaattaggtagTGAGATGTGCAATTGCGTCTCATTGTCCAACCCAGGCCGTTAGCTGGCGGTGCAACGAccaaatcaaaaaataaaataaaataaaataattattatactttTCATTTCCTATAAATATCATGtcttcaataatttttaaacactTTTCATCTTATCCTCAATTCATTCATATCTCTATTAATTTATGCATCacaaaacaatttattttgcatACCACAATGGAAAGAGGCAATTCAAGTAATCAAAATTCCCAatccaatttttcttcttcccaaacCCAATTTTTCTACTTCCCAACTTGATTTCTCTTTTACCCAACCATCTACACAAAATTTTGGTTACACACCAAATTTTACATTTATCCCATCTCACAAGTCCAAAATTCTCAAATTCCCCCCAACTTTCAATTTCCACAATTTGcacctattttttaaaattctcaaATTGCACAAGCTTCATATAGTTCTCATTGTCATGTTGAAGTCTCTTTGTTTAACAAAACTACATGCATGACTCCCAAACTAAGGACTTCAGCTTCTTGTTCCAAAACTTTGTCATCACATTACTCCGTAGATGATGGAGGTAACAATAATGCTAGACGTGTTGCAACTCTGGTAGATTGTTGAATGTAGGGTCAATGCCTCGATGTCTATTTGAAATTACGTATATAGACTCATCATTGAAAAAGAAGGTTGTAGCTAGCAAACGCAAGAACCAGGACCTGCTGTTGGAGTTTTCAGAGTCCACTATTGAGTCTGCgaagggaaaaatatatttgttattcATAGCCACAACCAATAATAAATACCTTTTGTACTTACCATATATATGTGTCCCATCTATGGTAATAACAGGAAGACAATAATGAAAGTCATCAGTCGTTGGCTTAAATGCCCAAAAAGCCTACTGAAACTCGCAATACTTTTCACCCTTAGTTGAGGGCATAATTTGAAGGTCAACCACCATGTCTAAGTTGCTTTGAGATGGAATGCAAAAATTTGGGAAGGTCATTGTATGACTGATCCCACATGCCATAAAACCTCTCAATGCATTTTTGGCGTCAGTACCATTTTTTTGGGTACTTACACTACTACAAAAGgagatatatatatcttttaagagttaataccagttgtgctcccttgactattgcgatttgcttagttttttaaaaatttaatacgACATCAGTTCTTGCTGAGAATCGACGTCATATATTTAAGTTTGtatatttaagagttaattatcGTTTTGGTCTCCCGACTATGGTGAAAGTACCAAATTGGTCATCATTGACTATCaattttgaccaattaagttatcaactattgattttgtatccgatttggtcctccgtcagtTGATTGTTAAGTGGCCGTCTCTTTTGAGGATCAATTTAGTACATTGccatagtcgaaggaccaaaaatttttaattaaatataaagtaccgttttagtccctcgactatggcGAAAGTATCAAATTGGTCCTCGGCTATCAATTTTAGCTAATTAAGTTctcgactattgattttgtatccGAGTTGCTCCTCTATCAGTTGACCGTTAAGTGGCCAACTGGCCCTCTCTTTTGAGGACCAATTTGGTACATCGCCATAGTCGGGGGACCAAAACGGTAACTAacttatatttatttgtatataaaaatataaaattgtttaaCTTCAGtacttccattttttttagttgaatcTAATAACTCcaatatttttttcctaaaatatatattttttccaattttataatttcatttaattttaaacatttgtTTAGAACTCCGTATAAATATTATCCACGCAGAGAAAAATTATAGAACTTTATTAGTGTTTCAATCCAAGACATCATGTGATTCCTATCCTATTTATTAAGGATGTATTCCAACCAATTATTctagatatattatattgtggacGCGGATCTAAAACGACATCTAGATCTATACCTACAAACctaaataaaagtcaataaagtTAGGTCCCTAACTGGAACAAAAAAATGTTGCTATaatgtttgttgaaatgaaaggttcatattattttgattttagtattttttttcatactttaccctctattatatcatttacttttcttaaatGCCCCTACGCTATTCATTGCAATTTTAGTGTCTTGCTTTCATAGtacaattatgtcaattttggtTGGGATTGGGTTCAAACATAAGAACGGAATAattcgttactaaagtttacacttATGAAATAATCCgttattaaagtttaaacttaagGACACCATACCAGACCACTTTAGAACCACAAAAACTCGAGCCTGTCACGATAGTGTGACCGTACCGGGGAAATGCCATAATCTACAGCAAGAGAAGGAATATATCCAGAAAGTATGTTAGGGGAGTTGAACTCGAGCTACAATATAATTCTTTGTTATTTCTCATGATGCATTGTTGGAagctataacaaaaaataatttgtgaACACAATATTTAATTCTGGAATAAATAATTCTATTTGTcagttaatttgtttaaattactCGTTTAATTGTTCATTATGTTATACTTTTGGTCCCAATCCtatataattgtcaaatttTATTAGAACGGAAAACTCACAAATAGTGAAGCCCTTGCTTCTTTGTTGAAGTGGACGGAATGTTTCATTGGCCTTGGGTAGTAGACCCTTTTATAGTTTTATGAGATTATTTTTCTAAGTTAGAACCAATATCCACGGATAAGCAAATTTTGTTGTGTAACATGAAtaaaaaggtacatttttaatatactaaagatacattatttatgtactgaatgtacattatttgatatatacaaaataatgtacattcagtacttaaataatgtttCTTTAGttcacaaataatgtacctttagtatgTTGAATatgtaccttttatttatggtccaagtaataataattgatattttGTTAGGCGCAGCTCCAATACTTCAACTTACAATTATGCTGCTCCAGCCCAATCAATGAACTTGGCCCCGGCCCAAAAAATGTAGGCGCAGCAGATTTGTTACTTGGGGAATTGATTTGAAGTTAGCTAGGGATTAGGGTgacacttattattattaattaaatgttaATTATTAAATGGTCAGTTggtaatttaaaatttgacaaaatatttagatgagccaattttatttttagccctcaatttaaaatgatttccaatttttaatctatatataatacagattataataataatataacaagtGTCCTGGAATCCTATGTTTATGGGTATTCCACCAATATGTGCTGCATTACTCAATCaccaatttcatttttggtcctagatttataggtgacattccacttttagtaattttttttaaaacatccacttttggtcctaatattattgtggcatgaccatttttggtcctccgtcaagaaaattatagaaatgccgttaaatacaatgacattttgatcttttttatacaaagtagattaacctgttatattttttatatttattttttgaaacaaaatcaaaattgaaaactgaaatgctcttgtatttgacaaaatttaaactgttttgttgatggaggaccaaaaatggtcaatgccacaataatactaggatcaaaagtggatgttttgaaaaaaaaatgactaaaagtggaatgacacatataaatctaggaccaaatatagaattaactcatatatatatatgtgtgtgtgtgtgtgtagcaaCCAACAGGTACTCCCCCGGCCCATAGAAAAATGGTGGAGATGAGCTTCCTTTCTTGCAACGTAACCTTAAAATGGAGTGGAGAACAGAACACCATCATGCATGCAATATAATGGTTATGGCATTAAcaaataagtgtttgatgaGGGAGATTCCGTGCGATGGACGAGCGTTTGGCGTGCAGATCACGTTTGGGTGAAAACCCTATTCtttctcctcctccttcttcttcttcttccacctTAAACCCTTCTTCCATTCATGGAATTCTACCTTCCTTCTCTTCTACCTTGCATCCAGCTTCAATTCATGGAAGCTTTGCTCCCTCCTCTTCTCTGCTTCGAATCCTGCAGCATCAATAATGCATGAAAACCTTCTTCTTCCCTCATCTTCATCTACCTTGAATCCTTCACTTTCAACTCTTGGAGGCCTTTTTCCCTCTTCTTCTACCATCAATCCTAGGCTTCAAGTCATGGAAGCCTTCTCCCCTCTTCTTCTACCAGATTGTACATTGATCCAGTTGGGCCGATGCCCCCTAGCATACCGCCCTCGATGAGGTTATGTATTAGGATAACTTTTAGTCTTTAGTGTTTATACAATTAATAGTCACAGTTTTGAGCATTATTGTACTGACATTTTACCGGAATAAATGGTGGACAGGATGATGAGTTTTTCGGCTTCACGGCAAGAAACTTTACTGTTTGAGGAGTTGTTTCAAGAGTGCAGACAAAAGCCGGTAAATAATAACCAATTTATTGTTGGAACTATTCCAAGAACcagattaaattattatttggttaacttcaattcattgaattaattaatatatattgcaTTCTTTAGCGGGTTCATGATGTTGTTGGtgttgatgaagaagaagaagatgatgtgaCACTGGAGCTTATGCCTGGTGTCCGTGTACCAAAGAGACCTAAGATTGATCTCGCTCTCACAATCAAACCACCTACCAATGAGAGTCCTGATCGTTCTAGGCCCGCTTGATGAGTTTCTGATCCATTTGGGTCATATTCTTAGGTCCTTTGTATTTGCTTAATTTTGTTGATATGTAAGAAAATGTAGCTAGGTTGTATATATTTAGCTACCTATTATGGTGTTTTGTAATtatgcatgtttatatatatttaagatgACAAGATATTAATTTAGAGCATATATGGGTGCTAATTAGATCTTTGCATAATCTAGATTAACTCAAAAAGCAATATTTAAGTTATCTTAAAAAGTAGCACAGTTTATGCACAGTGAATAAGGTTAAAAGCTCATAACATAATTGTATTCCTCATTTATATATGATGGGGTCATGGGATATAGGCTCAATATTCTAGTTGGGGCCAAGCCCAAAGAAGTGATATGGAGTGAGTGGAATTccaatcaaaattgacaaaattgtACTATGAAAGCAAGACACTAAAATTGCAATGAATAATGTAGggacattttaaaaaaaagtaaatgatataatagagggtaaagtaataaaaaaaaaatactaaaatcaaaataatatgaaccgtTCCTTTAAACAAACAATTATAGCAATATTTTTTTGTTCCATTTAGGGACCTAactttattgacttttattagGTTTGTAGATGTAGATCTAGATGTCGTTTTAGATCAGtgtccacaatataatatatctagAACAATTGGTTGGAATACATCCTTAATAAATAGGATAGGAATCACATGATGTCTTGGATTGAAACACTAATAAAGTTCTATAATTTTTCTCTGCGTGGATAATATTTATACGGAGTTCTAAacaaatgtttaaaattaaatgaaattataaaattggaaaaaatatatattttaggaaaaaaatattgGATTTATTAGattcaactcaaaaaaaaaatggaagtaCTGAAGttaaacaattttatatttttatatacaaataaatatgaGTTAGTTACCGTTTTGGTCCCCCGACTATGGCGATGTACCAAATTGGTCCTCAAAAGAGACGGCCAGTCGGCCACTTAACGGTCAATTGATAAAGGAGCAACTCggatacaaaatcaatagtcgaggacttaattatctaaaattgatagtcgatgaccaattcGATACTTTCgccatagtcgagggaccaaaaagGTACTTACctctatatttaattaaaaaattttggtaTATGACGTCAGTTCTACGAAAACCAATGTCGTATccctttactattttttttaaatgatatgaCGTTAGATTTTCATTAATAACCAA includes:
- the LOC116001895 gene encoding pentatricopeptide repeat-containing protein At2g39620 isoform X1 yields the protein MKIKIRSFNSLPRPTSTLSQIPSEHCEQHLLSSCKDLSNLLQLHAHFITSGFKINCMVKTHLVNLYASFGKCHFSQLVFDSEQNPPLILWNSMIRAYNRTSQYRAAIQMYDLMTQKGFQPDKYTFTFALKACTEMFDLKKGRDIHDDVSRRNLECDVFIGTGLVSLYCKTGNLKSAREMFDKMPKRDVVAWNAMISGFSQSSEPADALEFFKYMQFSCGVQPNSVSLLNLFPAVCKLMDGKICRSIHGFVYRREFPISVYNGLIDMYSKCGHSNVAHQVFYQMRVRDDVSWGTVMAGYAYTGKFREVLELFDCMKREDLKMNKVSAVSALLGAAEMRDLEKGVEIHNYTIQEGIDSDIMIATSLMTMYAKCGQLEKSKELFRVTQERDLVAWSAIIAAFAQSGYPEEALSVFRDMQHENLLPNNVTLVSVLPACAELMSVKLGKGVHCYAVKAAIDSDLSTGTALVSMYAKCCLFPYALGAFNKMPFKEVITWNALINGYAQTGDSYHALEMFSELRLSGLQPDPGTMVGVLPACALLGDIYQGTYIHGQVIKYGFMSDCHVTNALVDLYAKCGKLSSAEFLFHNSFAKDEVSWNTMIAGYVQNECAKEAISAFRCMVLASFQPNVVTVVSTLPAMSYLTALKEGMAMHAYIVKKGFLFNTLIGNSLVDMYGKCGHLDMAEHVFLEMKNRDTVSWNAMLAAYSVHGNVDHALSIFSHMQENDVEIDSVSFISVLSACRHAGMIQEGRSIFQNMQNKYHLKPELPHYACMVDLLGRAGLFDETMDLIKNMPMKPDAAVWGALLGASRMHSNVELAELALKHLINLEVGNPTHYVELSNIYSQSGRWVDARNTRVRMQATGLKKIPGCSWVK
- the LOC116001895 gene encoding pentatricopeptide repeat-containing protein At2g39620 isoform X2, yielding MIRAYNRTSQYRAAIQMYDLMTQKGFQPDKYTFTFALKACTEMFDLKKGRDIHDDVSRRNLECDVFIGTGLVSLYCKTGNLKSAREMFDKMPKRDVVAWNAMISGFSQSSEPADALEFFKYMQFSCGVQPNSVSLLNLFPAVCKLMDGKICRSIHGFVYRREFPISVYNGLIDMYSKCGHSNVAHQVFYQMRVRDDVSWGTVMAGYAYTGKFREVLELFDCMKREDLKMNKVSAVSALLGAAEMRDLEKGVEIHNYTIQEGIDSDIMIATSLMTMYAKCGQLEKSKELFRVTQERDLVAWSAIIAAFAQSGYPEEALSVFRDMQHENLLPNNVTLVSVLPACAELMSVKLGKGVHCYAVKAAIDSDLSTGTALVSMYAKCCLFPYALGAFNKMPFKEVITWNALINGYAQTGDSYHALEMFSELRLSGLQPDPGTMVGVLPACALLGDIYQGTYIHGQVIKYGFMSDCHVTNALVDLYAKCGKLSSAEFLFHNSFAKDEVSWNTMIAGYVQNECAKEAISAFRCMVLASFQPNVVTVVSTLPAMSYLTALKEGMAMHAYIVKKGFLFNTLIGNSLVDMYGKCGHLDMAEHVFLEMKNRDTVSWNAMLAAYSVHGNVDHALSIFSHMQENDVEIDSVSFISVLSACRHAGMIQEGRSIFQNMQNKYHLKPELPHYACMVDLLGRAGLFDETMDLIKNMPMKPDAAVWGALLGASRMHSNVELAELALKHLINLEVGNPTHYVELSNIYSQSGRWVDARNTRVRMQATGLKKIPGCSWVK